Proteins encoded by one window of Salvia splendens isolate huo1 chromosome 7, SspV2, whole genome shotgun sequence:
- the LOC121810932 gene encoding dof zinc finger protein DOF1.4-like produces MADKPNIPHPLNCPRCDSSNTKFCYYNNYSFSQPRHFCKSCKRYWTRGGTLRNVPVGGGCRTNKRPKRHSSSSQQHRNLPPPPSNQLQNPLFHGLNANPPKLNFPLFSFRVSSDDSGFDRINGLGLGFSSKPIQVASSSPFTSAANNSVFFGSSSFSTTSTMASLLHYDDRLAWNPNQTPSLNTNPIDQINSFDHVWNTSTSTSTSSAGAWFDPSTMGGYSVSSLI; encoded by the coding sequence ATGGCCGATAAGCCAAATATTCCCCACCCTCTCAACTGCCCTCGCTGCGATTCCTCCAACACCAAATTCTGCTACTACAACAACTACAGCTTCTCTCAGCCTCGCCACTTCTGCAAATCCTGCAAGCGCTACTGGACCAGAGGCGGCACCCTCCGCAACGTCCCTGTCGGCGGCGGATGCCGCACAAACAAGCGCCCCAAGCGCCACTCCTCCTCCTCCCAGCAGCACAGAAATCTGCCTCCGCCGCCTTCCAACCAGCTCCAAAACCCTTTGTTTCACGGCCTCAATGCTAATCCCCCCAAACTCAACTTTCCCCTTTTCAGTTTTAGGGTTTCTTCAGATGATTCCGGATTCGATCGAATCAACGGTCTCGGGTTAGGGTTTTCATCGAAGCCGATCCAAGTGGCTTCTTCGTCGCCTTTCACATCAGCTGCAAACAATTCTGTCTTCTTCGGATCTTCCTCCTTCTCCACGACTTCAACAATGGCATCTTTGCTCCATTACGATGATAGACTGGCTTGGAACCCGAACCAAACCCCGAGCCTAAACACAAACCCTATCGATCAGATTAATTCTTTTGATCACGTATGGAACACAAGTACAAGCACAAGCACAAGCAGCGCCGGTGCTTGGTTTGACCCCTCAACCATGGGTGGCTACTCGGTTTCATCTCTGATCTAG